The genomic segment AGCTCTTCTATAGGGATCTCTGTTAAGCTCTTTGAGTCTGAGGATCTTTCTTCTCAGCTCGTTAATCCAGGTTTCTGAGCTCAATGTGTTCCTCCTAATCAATGATTATTAGGTTGAAGGATTTAATATGTTACCAGGGCTTTCATCTATTAAAGCTGTGGATGTTAAGAAGATCAAGGAAGAGATTAGAGAGCAGATCTGGATAACATTAGATGCGAGAGGTGTGGCTAGATTTCCGAAACCTATATTTAATAGGATTCCTAACTTCATAGGAGCTACCACGTCTGCTGTGATCCTATCTCTAGCGGATTTCTTTGAGAGGTCTAGAGTTGTTGAGGTAGGTCCTGACACTCCTCAGTCTTATGTTAGGAGAATTGTTCTTGAGAAAGGTAAGATTCTTGTGGTTCCATCTCCAAGACTTCAGCATGGTTTTATTCTCATAGATCCTGCTAGGTATTCTAGGTCTGAGTATGGTTCTCTGGTTAGTATCAGGAGTTTTATGGAGAAGGGTGAGAAAGTTGATCCTTGGGATCTTCCTAAAATAGATCTTTTTGTAGTAGGGTCTGTAGCTGTGAATTTTAAAGGTGCTAGAGTTGGTAAGGGAGGAGGTTTTTCGGATCTTGAGTATGCTATATTGAGAGAGTTTAATAAGGTTTCGGAGGATACTCCTGTTGTGACTAATGTTCACGAGCTTCAGATAGTAGATATGGAGATACCTATGGAAAAACATGATCTGCCTGTTGATTTCATTGTATCTCAGTCAAGGATTTATAAGACTAAGAGGGTTTATAGAAAGCCTGAGGGTATATACTGGGATCAGCTGAAGATCTCTGAGGAGTTTAGAGATTTTATTGAGAAGATTAGAAGGTATCTAAGGAGGTAACATGAAGATCTATATAGAAGATCTTGAGAAGGCTAGGAGTATAATAAGATCTAGAGATGTGGTTATAGGAGTTGTAGGGCTTGGTAGAGTAGGGCTTGTTGTAGCATCAGCATTTCTATCTAAAGGTTTTAAAGTAGTGGGATTTGATAGAGATCTTGAGAGGATCTATGATGAGCTTAGATTAGGAGGTCATGTTCTGCATCCTGAGAAGAAGGTTAGAGAGATTATAATCAGATCTTATTATGATGGTTTGTTTTCTCTTGCAGAACTTGGTAGAGAGTATGCTGAGAATGTTGATGTGTTTATAGTTATAGTTCCGGTACCTCTCTCCGAGGGTTTTGCAGATCTTAGATTTATTGAGGATGCTTCTAGGAGGATAGGTTCTGTGATGGGTAGAGGTAGTATTGTTATTGTAGAGAGTTCTGTGCCTCCGGGGACTACGAGAGGTTTTGTTAAGAATGTTCTTGAGGAGAGTTCTGGTCTTAGAGCTGGTCGGGATTTTGGTCTTGCTTATAGTCCTGAGAGAGTTTCTATAGGTAGGGCTTTTGATGATCTCGTGTTTAACTATCCGAAGATTGTTGCTGGGTATGATCTTTTATCTCTAGAGATTGTCTCGGAATTATATTCGGAGATCAGCTTGAGAGGGGTTCTCAAGGCTAGTTCTCTTGAGGTTGCGGAGTTGGCGAAGCTTTTCGAGGGGGTTTATAGAGATGTGAATATTGCTCTGGCTAATTCTCTTGCGGAGATTTCAAGATTGTTTGGTGTTGATTTTTGGGAGGTTAGGGAGTTGGCGAATTCGCAGCCTTATTCTAATATTCATGCTCCGGGTACTGGTGTTGGTGGTGTGTGTCTTCCTTATTATCCTTACTTTGTTCTAGGATCTTTGAAGAATTTGGGTGGGGATTGCTGGTGTGCTGAGATTATAAGGCTTTCTAGGTCTATTAATGAGTTTCAGCCTGTGAGAGTTGTTGATATGATTGTTGAGGGTTTGAATGAGCTGGGTTTTAAAGAATCTGATGATCTGAAGATTTCTATTCTGGGTTTGAGTTATAGAGGTGATATTCCTGATTCTAGAGAGTCTCCTACGTATAGGATTGTTAGAGAGTTTATTTCTAGAGGTTTTAGAAGTATTTATGTTCATGATCCATTTATAGAGAGAGATTTATTGCTTGAGGGTTTGGGAGTTGTTTTATCATCAGATCTAGGGTTTGTTTTGAGAGGTTCTAATATAGTGCTGGTATCCACGGATCATAGTATTTATAGAGGTTTTACAACGGATGATATAGTAAGGATCTCGGGTTCTAGATCTATACTTATATTCGATGGTAGAAATGTGATCAAGCTTGGAGAAGGTGTGAGAGATCAAGAGGTTAGATGTTTATATGGAGGGGTTGGGAAGACCTGGGTTAAATGCTAGATCTGAGAGCTCTAGTAAGATCTCTAGAGAAGATCTATGCGGGTTTTCCGAGGAATGCAGAGATCTATGCGGAGATCTCGAGAGAGAATGTAGTGAGATCCTAGAAATACTAGAAAACCCCGAGAGAAGAACTATAAACAGATGTGAGAGCTGCATACTTAGAGAATACCTAGAAGAGAAAGGATTCGAAGCAATGTACTATAAGCATGATGATAGAGAGATAATGTTTGCAAAAATAGAGAGAGTACTAGCAGAACTCAGAGAAGATGGAGGAGAGATAATCCCTCTAGAAAGCCTAAGAGAATACCTAGAAGATCTAGAAAACTTCTCAATATACCCAAGCGAGGTAGCAGAAAGAATAAGAAAATGGATAGAAACAGAATAGATAGAGGGCCCGTCGCCCAGCCAGGATAGGGCGCCGGCCTCCGGAGCCGGAGGACCCGGGTTCAAATCCCGGCGGGCCCGTGATCATNNNNNNNNNNNNNNNNNNNNNNNNNNNNNNNNNNNNNNNNNNNNNNNNNNNNNNNNNNNNNNNNNNNNNNNNNNNNNNNNNNNNNNNNNNNNNNNNNNNNNNNNNNNNNNNNNNNNNNNNNNNNNNNNNNNNNNNNNNNNNNNNNNNNNNNNNNNNNNNNNNNNNNNNNNNNNNNNNNNNNNNNNNNNNNNNNNNNNNNNNNNNNNNNNNNNNNNNNNNNNNNNNNNNNNNNNNNNNNNNNNNNNNNNNNNNNNNNNNNNNNNNNNNNNNNNNNNNNNNNNNNNNNNNNNNNNNNNNNNNNNNNNNNNNNNNNNNNNNNNNNNNNNNNNNNNNNNNNNNNNNNNNNNNNNNNNNNNNNNNNNNNNNNNNNNNNNNNNNNNNNNNNNNNNNNNNNNNNNNNNNNNNNNNNNNNNNNNNNNNNNNNNNNNNNNNNNNNNNNNNNNNNNNNNNNNNNNNNNNNNNNNNNNNNNNNNNNNNNNNNNNNNNNNNNNNNNNNNNNNNNNNNNNNNNNNNNNNNNNNNNNNNNNNNNNNNNNNNNNNNNNNNNNNNNNNNNNNNNNNNNNNNNNNNNNNNNNNNNTCTATTTAGGTTTCATCATGGGTTTTACTTCTCATGTTTGTTTGATTTACTCTCAAGCTGGCTTCTATAGAAAGATCTGTTTCCTGTTAGAAAATAGCTGACTGAAGCGGATATGACGGTGGGGATTATATAGCTGGGACCCATGGTTTCGGAGACTAGAGCTATGCTTGTTAAGAGAGTCTTGTTTGTTGCAGCCATTACTGCAGCCATTGATGACATTATGTAGAGAGGGGTTGGTTGGAGGTTGAGGATTGTTGCGTAAATGAGTCCGAGTACTCCTCCGACGTAGAGTGATGGGATGAATAATCCTCCGCTTCCTCCGAGGTTTAGTGTTATGCTTGTGGTTATGATTTTTAGGATTAAGAGTGCGATTAGATTGGTCAGAGCTATTTTTCCTGGTTCTGTTAGCGTGATTTTATGAATGAGATCGTAGCCTAGCCCTAGTGTTTCGGGGTAGAATAAGCCTATGATGCCGAGGATTAGGCCGGCGCATGTTGTTGTGAGTATCGTTGGAATTCTTCTGGTAGCTTGTTTGCTTATGATGTTTATTGTCTCATAGGTTTTCATGAATGCTAGGGCGGTTATTGCTGCTAGGATTCCTAGGAGAACTGCTTGTATGAGGGTGGTGAGAGTTGGTTTTGCGAATACTGGATTTGGAAAGATTGTTTCTGTTCCAAGGATTATAACGGATGTGAAGTAGGCGGAGACGGAGGCGATAGATGCTGGGATGAAGGCTTCGGTTTCAATATCTTTCTTGTAGGGTATTTCGAGGGCGAGTAGTATTCCTGTTAAGGGGGCTTTAAAGATTGCTGAAAATCCTGCTGCAGCTCCTGAGAGAAGTAGTATTTTCACAGTTTTTTGATCTAGTTTCAGCCTTCTAGTTATAAACGAAGAAAGTCCTCCGCCTAGTAAGAGACTTGGTCCTTCTAATCCAGCACTTCCACCGAAACCTATGGTTATAGCGGAGGCTAGAGTCTTGCTCAGTGTATCTCTCAAGCTGATATAGCCGTTTCTGAAGTGATATCCTTCGATTAGAAATTCTGTTCCGCAACCGCTTTCTTTTTTCTCTGCTAGTAATCTTACTACTAGATATCCTCCGAGGAGGGCGATAACTGTTGAGGCTAGGATAAGCAAGGAATTCCAGCTCGTAATAATAAGCGATAGATGGTGGAGCAGCTCGTAGATGTAAACTAGGAGAGATACGGCTAAACCTATTATTATACCTAGGATTAAAGGTAGCAGCCAAAACCCTGCTGTTCTAAAGAATCTTTCACTACGTACCTCTCTAAACCTCCCCCCGATCGTGATTAACCACTCAACCATCTTATCATAGATTAAACCGGCATACCCTCTCTCCTCACGCTGAATAAAAATTCCAACCCTCTCACCCACAGACCTAGAGAATAAAGTATCAACCTTTCCAACACGCCGCCGCAAGCCTCTTATAATCTTCAGAACGAGCAGATAAACATAAGCCACTCGACCCTTAATCACACGCATCCCACTCCACCAGAACTCTATATACAACCAAAAGACTTTCCTTTCAGTCTTTTCTTATTGCTTCGGAGATGTTCAAGGAGAAACCGACCCCCAGTGTCTACAACTTCCTAGATGCTTTCAGTCTTTTCTTATTGCTTCCCACACCTCATCAAAACCACCATAGCCACTGCTAAATCTATCTACTGACCTTTCAGTCTTTTCTTATTGCTTCGGCAAAGAGCTTAGAAATGTGTATATCGGCAACGGATCTAGCTTTGGTGACTTTCAGTCTTTTCTTATTGCTTCTCCCCATTTTCTCTCACTCTCCAATTTTTTATTTGTTAAAGGGGTTAATACTTTCAGTCTTTTCTTATTGCTTCAGACTGAAAGATCCACATACTCATCATAGATGATGTTGTAGGCATCTAATCACTTTCTTCAGATAGATACCACATGCTTTCAGTCTTTTCTTATTGCTTCGCTAAAAGAGTTGAAATATAGATACAGATTCAAGAGAATAGATGATGTGATAGACTTTCAGTCTTTTCTTATTGCTTCAGAATGAGATATATGTTAGAGTGAGAAAGAAAAAGAGAGAGGAATATACTTTCAGTCTTTTCTTATTGCTTCGCCGCGATATCCACTTTAAGGTTTCCAACGGATTGAGCTTTTATGTCCACCTTTCAGTCTTTTCTTATTGCTTCGTTTCACTAGTTTTGTAGCACTAAGCGGGGATACTCTAGCCTTAGCTCTTTCAGTCTTTTCTTATTGCTTCAGACTGACAGATACTGGGTTATTGAGAGGATCGGTACAAACGTTAACGACTTTCAGTCTTTTCTTATTGCTTCGCGGAAAGCTTCCACGAGTACACTATAAGGGTTCTAGAGTTCATCAACAACTTTCAGTCTTTTCTTATTGCTTCTGTTATAACTACTTTCACTTGCATCACCTCACGATCCTGAACTTTCTTTCTTTCAGTCTTTTCTTATTGCTTCCCAAGAGAAGCCTCAGCAATCACACCAGCAATCAAGCTAGCGAGAACACTTTCAGTCTTTTCTTATTGCTTCTCAATGGGACTCACTATATTGATGTGTCTGGCTCTGGTTTTCATGCTCTCTTTCAGTCTTTTCTTATTGCTTCGCTGTTAGAGTAACACTGCTCACTCCTACGAATGTCCCGCTGCCAAGACTTTCAGTCTTTTCTTATTGCTTCAAAGCTTGAGCGTCATCTTACCACCAACCCGCCTGAGCTGAAACGCCAACTTTCAGTCTTTTCTTATTGCTTCACTTGGGGAAAGGGGAAATATAAGTCTTTTGGGGGGTAGTCTGTGTTTTTCCTTTCAGTCTTTTCTTATTGCTTCGGGATCAACTGGGATGTGAGTGAGAGCATCAGCGTTTCAGCAGGTGTGGGGCACTTTCAGTCTTTTCTTATTGCTTCTCCTCTAGGCTACTCAACTACTTTCACATCCAGTTTCTCAGGCTGTGACTTTCAGTCTTTTCTTATTGCTTCGATTCATCTTCAAGTTTAAGGATCTGAGAACAGAGAATTTCCTCATCAACTTTCAGTCTTTTCTTATTGCTTCGTTTAGGATCGGGAGGTGGTGTAGATGAAAGTAGTTATAACAAGACTCTTTCAGTCTTTTCTTATTGCTTCGATAAAGCCTTCTGAAGATCTTTCGGAGCCGATGACACAGCAGATAGAACCTTTCAGTCTTTTCTTATTGCTTCGCTAAAGGCGGTAGAGTCATTTTAGCTATATTACTGTAGTAAGCTCTTTTCTTTCAGTCTTTTCTTATTGCTTCAGATCAGAATCATCCTAAACAACGGAGTGGTAGAAGGAACCCTCGAGAACTTTCAGTCTTTTCTTATTGCTTCATAGATCCAATAGCAGAGTTGATCGCCGTAGATGAAGGAGAACACTTTAAGGCTTTCAGTCTTTTCTTATTGCTTCCTGTGATGGTATTCTGCTTGGAGGTTTTTAAATTTTTTCGCTTAGTCTTCGGAAAATAATAGTTTACGCGGAGGAATCGGATGTTGGTATTGTTATTATTATGTGTCCGAAGCCTGTTGCTCTTGATGTTCCGATTCCGAGTGTGAGGGTTGTTGCTAGTGTTTCTTCGAGTAGTGTTTGGGTGTTTGTGCCTTTGGCTGTGTAGAGGTCTTGGTAGTGTTTGTTGAGGTATAGGTTTATGTAGCCTATTAGAGCTGGTATGGGTTTTTTATCTTCGCTGTATCTTATCTTGATCACCTTAGCTGTTCTGTGGATCGAGTATGGTTCGTTGAGTATTCTGTGGAGGCTTATCAGGGTTTTTATGAGAAGTCTCCATCTGAGTCTGCCCATGAGATAGAGGTTTATGTAGACTGGTGTAGAGAATATATTTATCGGTGTAGGGGTTAGAGACTTGTGCTTTCCAGATCTAAAGGGGTCTTTCAACAGTGTTGGAGATGAGAAGATCACTCTCATCTTACCCGATCTCGCGAGGTTCTGAACTGTTCTCCTAGCTTCTTCCGTCACATCTATGGATTCTACAGAGACTAACTCTACGTCGAGCATGTGTGCTCCGAAACGATGGCGACCGCTGAGATTGAGAAGAGCATTATACACTTCATCTGTTGTAGGACTAGCAGTTGTAGAGGCTTCTACGAATCCTACGTAGAAGCTGAATCTGGAGAAGCTGCTGAGATCTTTGAAGGAGTGTATGCATCTTATATGTGATCTACCTCTTTCAATTCTCTCAATATAGAGAGGAGTTATATGAATAAGCTTAGGAGCACCTCCGGAAGATTTCTCGAAGAAATGCTTCAGCCTGGGATTTCCATCTATTAGCAGAGATTTCACAAGCTTGCCAGTGAAAAAGTCTGCTCTAGCTCCCACCCCACCATCTAGTTTTTCCATAATCTCTCTAATCACTACCACAACCTTAAAC from the Sulfolobales archaeon genome contains:
- a CDS encoding 5-formyltetrahydrofolate cyclo-ligase, whose product is MLPGLSSIKAVDVKKIKEEIREQIWITLDARGVARFPKPIFNRIPNFIGATTSAVILSLADFFERSRVVEVGPDTPQSYVRRIVLEKGKILVVPSPRLQHGFILIDPARYSRSEYGSLVSIRSFMEKGEKVDPWDLPKIDLFVVGSVAVNFKGARVGKGGGFSDLEYAILREFNKVSEDTPVVTNVHELQIVDMEIPMEKHDLPVDFIVSQSRIYKTKRVYRKPEGIYWDQLKISEEFRDFIEKIRRYLRR
- a CDS encoding nucleotide sugar dehydrogenase, which encodes MKIYIEDLEKARSIIRSRDVVIGVVGLGRVGLVVASAFLSKGFKVVGFDRDLERIYDELRLGGHVLHPEKKVREIIIRSYYDGLFSLAELGREYAENVDVFIVIVPVPLSEGFADLRFIEDASRRIGSVMGRGSIVIVESSVPPGTTRGFVKNVLEESSGLRAGRDFGLAYSPERVSIGRAFDDLVFNYPKIVAGYDLLSLEIVSELYSEISLRGVLKASSLEVAELAKLFEGVYRDVNIALANSLAEISRLFGVDFWEVRELANSQPYSNIHAPGTGVGGVCLPYYPYFVLGSLKNLGGDCWCAEIIRLSRSINEFQPVRVVDMIVEGLNELGFKESDDLKISILGLSYRGDIPDSRESPTYRIVREFISRGFRSIYVHDPFIERDLLLEGLGVVLSSDLGFVLRGSNIVLVSTDHSIYRGFTTDDIVRISGSRSILIFDGRNVIKLGEGVRDQEVRCLYGGVGKTWVKC
- a CDS encoding chloride channel protein; protein product: MRVIKGRVAYVYLLVLKIIRGLRRRVGKVDTLFSRSVGERVGIFIQREERGYAGLIYDKMVEWLITIGGRFREVRSERFFRTAGFWLLPLILGIIIGLAVSLLVYIYELLHHLSLIITSWNSLLILASTVIALLGGYLVVRLLAEKKESGCGTEFLIEGYHFRNGYISLRDTLSKTLASAITIGFGGSAGLEGPSLLLGGGLSSFITRRLKLDQKTVKILLLSGAAAGFSAIFKAPLTGILLALEIPYKKDIETEAFIPASIASVSAYFTSVIILGTETIFPNPVFAKPTLTTLIQAVLLGILAAITALAFMKTYETINIISKQATRRIPTILTTTCAGLILGIIGLFYPETLGLGYDLIHKITLTEPGKIALTNLIALLILKIITTSITLNLGGSGGLFIPSLYVGGVLGLIYATILNLQPTPLYIMSSMAAVMAATNKTLLTSIALVSETMGPSYIIPTVISASVSYFLTGNRSFYRSQLESKSNKHEK
- the cas6 gene encoding CRISPR system precrRNA processing endoribonuclease RAMP protein Cas6, coding for MLERFLFKVVVVIREIMEKLDGGVGARADFFTGKLVKSLLIDGNPRLKHFFEKSSGGAPKLIHITPLYIERIERGRSHIRCIHSFKDLSSFSRFSFYVGFVEASTTASPTTDEVYNALLNLSGRHRFGAHMLDVELVSVESIDVTEEARRTVQNLARSGKMRVIFSSPTLLKDPFRSGKHKSLTPTPINIFSTPVYINLYLMGRLRWRLLIKTLISLHRILNEPYSIHRTAKVIKIRYSEDKKPIPALIGYINLYLNKHYQDLYTAKGTNTQTLLEETLATTLTLGIGTSRATGFGHIIITIPTSDSSA